From a region of the Betta splendens chromosome 5, fBetSpl5.4, whole genome shotgun sequence genome:
- the cass4 gene encoding cas scaffolding protein family member 4 — protein sequence MSQLAKALYDNTAECADELAFRKGDILTVLDQSVAGTSGWWQCSLYGSHGLAPANRLQLLLLPGVTAGPVSHVTRQHTVTQTTTDDSVQDIYQIPSVPRLSSSPTYEFMNRICEAPSAPISASRHLQLRRYRSDGAEGNKSSFLSITPSPRVQVYDVPGPARQTSPLSASSRQMPQKCSLIPNMEPEKSFNSPDSLKCSSLSDSYVYAVPPPLPQEPNYDIPVPSDTQQKRAGGYSTLPNPQKSEWIYDVPAGPEKQSPHPGFYDTMPSTPIYRQPYGSCAQPIQKASPAPSIYDIPKHSPVDNRSPPKELPRVTVCDKQPNRITEQSTTQEESPPPAFSHLLVNHVPLDCRADPNIAHKLKRVRLQRMRNFLAVTTFHDLPGTKESLIQEEDESVRALRVTPDSQRISTASSSSTSSCDSLALSSSSPEPLREVTLCQEEACRRLVDLQESVNRAVPRLMEFVSSHWRRKEHLEKHLKEIKEAAEEIVDSLTRFLNFALDIKGNAYRLTDANLQTRLYKQLSIVEDSGVILQQTVGALAMAGWLLSTLCQDSEQVHAPDQLDRFVMVARTVPEDIKRLVSIINANGKLLFRPPQKDTETLSNTSQTEIKKSPHRSEHSGDSQAAEDDTDYVELQNETEKQQEPQRGTKEAAKPPSIKAQVNNKQHSSESSAKGRLSSVSEHCRLYFGALQKAIGGFVTCLQDGQPPEKFISQSKLVIMVGQRLVDTLCREAQREGSDHSLLCKSNHLCALLKQLAVATKKAALCFPDKQALQEVQQFAKELAQRAQHMRTSLDL from the exons ATG agcCAACTTGCCAAGGCCCTGTATGACAACACTGCCGAGTGTGCCGACGAACTGGCCTTCAGGAAGGGAGACATCCTCACGGTGCTGGATCAAAGTGTGGCTGGTACCAGTGGATGGTGGCAGTGCTCCCTGTATGGAAGCCACGGCCTGGCTCCagcaaacaggctgcagctgctgctgctccctggaGTCACCGCAGGCCCCGTCAGCCACGTCACACGCCAACACACAGTCACTCAAACTACCACCGACGACAGCGTGCAAGACATCTACCAGATTCCAAGTGTGCCCCGACTCTCCAGCAGTCCCACTTATGAATTCATGAACAGGATCTGCGAAGCCCCATCCGCTCCTATATCGGCTTCCAGACACCTGCAACTGCGGAGGTACAGAAGCGACGGAGCTGAGGGAAACAAG TCTTCATTCCTCAGCATCACGCCCAGCCCCAGAGTGCAGGTTTACGATGTCCCAGGCCCCGCGAGACAAACCTCTCCCCTCAGT GCGTCATCTCGACAAATGCCACAAAAATGCTCATTGATCCCAAACATGGAGCCTGAAAAGAGCTTCAACTCTCCAGATAGCTTAAAATGTAGCAGCCTATCGGACTCTTAT gTGTACGCTGTTCCACCACCTTTGCCTCAGGAACCCAACTATGACATCCCGGTTCCCTCAGATACCCAGCAGAAAAGGGCTGGTGGATACAGTACCCTTCCCAACCCCCAGAAGTCTGAGTGGATCTATGACGTGCCAGCTggtccagaaaaacaaagcccACATCCAGGTTTCTATGACACCATGCCTTCCACACCTATATACAGGCAGCCGTATGGCTCATGTGCTCAGCCCATTCAAAAAGCCAGTCCAGCTCCCTCAATCTATGACATACCAAAACACAGCCCTGTTGACAACAGGAGTCCACCTAAGGAGCTGCCAAGAGTCACAGTTTGTGACAAGCAACCAAATAGAATTACAGAGCAGTCAACAACCCAGGAGGAATCCCCACCTCCAGCGTTCAGCCACCTCCTCGTTAACCATGTCCCCTTAGACTGCAGAGCTGACCCAAACATTGCTCACAAACTCAAACGGGTGCGTCTGCAGCGGATGAGGAACTTCCTGGCTGTTACCACATTTCATGACCTTCCAGGAACTAAAGAATCACTGATTCAGGAAGAAGATGAGAGTGTGAGAGCCCTTCGTGTTACACCAGACAGTCAAAGAATCAgcacagcctccagctcctccacaaGCTCGTGTGACTCTCTGGCTCTGAGCTCGTCCTCCCCAGAACCTCTGCGGGAGGTGACTCTCTGCCAAGAGGAGGCTTGCCGCAGACTTGTGGACCTGCAGGAGTCCGTTAACAGGGCTGTGCCGCGGCTTATGGAATTTGTCAGCAGtcactggaggaggaaggaacatCTGGAGAAACATTTGAAGGAGattaaagaagcagcagaggagatcgTAGATTCTTTGACACGCTTTCTCAACTTTGCTTTGGACATTAAGGGTAATGCCTATCGTCTGACTGATGCCAACCTTCAGACCAGACTCTATAAACAGCTGTCCATTGTAGAGGACTCAGGTGTGATCTTGCAGCAAACGGTGGGTGCCTTGGCCATGGCTGGCTGGCTCCTCAGCACGCTGTGCCAAGACTCAGAGCAGGTCCATGCACCTGATCAACTGGACCGATTTGTTATGGTGGCACGGACTGTTCCAGAGGACATCAAGCGCCTGGTGTCCATCATTAATGCCAATGGCAAACTATTATTCAGACCCCCTCAGAAAGATACAGAGACCCTCAGCAACACAAGTCagacagaaataaagaaaagtcCGCACAGGAGTGAACACAGTGGGGACTCCCAAGCAGCGGAGGACGACACTGACTATGTAGAACTACAG AATGAAACTGAAAAGCAGCAAGAGCCACAAAGAGGAACAAAAGAAGCTGCCAAACCACCATCTATAAAGGCCCAG GTTAATAACAAGCAACATTCCAGCGAGTCCAGCGCAAAAGGTAGACTGTCATCTGTTTCTGAGCACTGTCGGCTCTACTTCGGCGCTCTCCAGAAGGCCATTGGAGGATTTGTGACCTGCCTTCAAGACGGACAACCACCGGAGAAATTCATCTCACAAAGTAAGCTGGTGATCATGGTGGGCCAACGACTGGTAGATACCCTGTGCAGGGAAGCCCAGCGAGAAGGCTCTGACCACAGCCTTCTTTGCAAAAGCAACCACCTGTGTGCTCTCCTGAAGCAGCTGGCAGTGGCCACCAAGAAGGCGGCACTGTGCTTTCCAGACAAGCAAGCTCTACAAGAGGTTCAGCAGTTTGCAAAGGAACTGGCTCAGAGAGCACAGCACATGAGAACATCGCTTGACCTCTAG
- the LOC114855123 gene encoding constitutive coactivator of PPAR-gamma-like protein 1 homolog: protein MGVQGFQEYIEQHCPSAVVPVELQKLARGSVVGGGRQRPPHSPLRLLVDAENCLHRLYGGFYTDWVSGGQWNHMLGYLAALSSACYNGNIELLVCFNGALEKGRLHEWVKRQVNERQTAQQIISHVQNKGTPPPKVWFLPPVCMAHCIRLALFRFRVGVVQSIEDHHLEVIALRRENGFHGLVAYDSDYALCNIPLYFSAHALKLSRNGKSLTTNQYLMQEVAQKLDLNPNRFVIFASLLGNHMLPDEDLAAFHWSLLGPEHPLASLKVRTHQLVLPPCDVVIKSVADYVRNIPDITDLESIAKDIFKYSQSCAEDKVLRFMKAVEYYSMASKPTCFPPQLARPKHMAVPAAVPSSKILNIPQVLLPVKNWVQASHSEPVERSVDTAQKGLPEQNSFSNIPPDGKHTPLYERSSPINTGLAGSPGLEEAAFFNASSTSSSSENDVSSSSTANHVSDYKGGWKKNVHAPNSEHAPDGDLGPQIQPDSAVSPGLQPECLKTLSSQIPSLLSMPTRNHMDITIPPLPSVAPEVLRVAEHRHKKGLMYPYIYHILTKGEIKLSVTIEDEANKDLPSAVQLFRPIRQYVYGVLFSLAETRKKAERIAMRRNCPPEYTQVMVKEWAAYKGKSPHTPELVEALPFREWTCPNLKKLWLGKAVEDKNRRMRAFLACMRSDTPAMLNPANVPTPLLVLCCVLRFMLHWPGLRVLRRNELDAFLAQALSPKLYDPGQLQELKIDNLDPRGVQLAALFMSGVDMALFANDACGQPIPWEHCCPWMYFDGKLLQSKLNRANRDKTQLIDLCDGQSDLLAKVEKMRQSILEGLPFTRPPHLPPFPAPPPPLPHGMPFYPSAGCFYPTPPMMPPQRVRAVPGVQGIPSQGGKLEIAGTVVGQWAGTRRSRGRGGFPVQVVSVGGPNRGRPRGVISTPVFRAFGRGGRYHTSAFSSQGVYLSKPAYAHTARNDVTKERMKPGPEKKASCEALATENGVEDVEPEQLNGDEHVALIQPESAFSSDSKTCNTNPHLNALNVDGNCHRDEGLEAVVCKREA, encoded by the exons ATGGGTGTTCAAGGTTTCCAAGAGTACATTGAACAGCACTGCCCCAGCGCCGTGGTGCCGGTGGAGCTTCAGAAGCTGGCCCGCGGGAGTGTGGTAGGAGGCGGCCGACAGAGACCCCCCCACAGCCCGCTGCGGCTGCTGGTGGACGCCGAGAACTGCCTCCACCGGCTCTACGGCGGCTTCTACACGGACTGGGTCAGCGGAGGCCAGTGGAACCACATGCTGGGCTACCTGGCCGCCCTGTCCAGCGCCTGCTACAACGGCAACATTGAGCTCCTGGTTTGCTTCAACGGCGCCCTGGAGAAAGGCCGCCTTCACGAGTGGGTCAAGCGGCAGGTGAACGAGAGGCAGACCGCGCAGCAGATCATCAGCCACGTCCAGAACAAGGGCACCCCGCCACCCAAAGTCTGGTTCCTCCCTCCCGTGTGCATGGCCCACTGCATCCGACTGGCGCTGTTCAGGTTCCGTGTCGGG GTTGTCCAGAGCATCGAGGACCACCATCTTGAAGTTATAGCCTTACGCCGGGAGAACGGCTTCCACGGCCTGGTGGCCTATGACTCGGACTATGCTCTGTGCAACATCCCGTTGTACTTCAGTGCCCACGCCCTCAAATTAAGTCGCAACGGCAAAAGCCTCACCACTAACCAGTACTTGATGCAGGAAGTGGCACAGAAGCTCGATCTCAACCCAAATCGTTTTGTCATCTTCGCATCACTTCTAG GAAATCACATGCTGCCTGATGAAGACTTGGCTGCCTTTCACTGGAGCTTACTTGGTCCAGAACATCCTTTAGCTTCTTTGAAG GTGCGCACCCATCAGCTCGTGCTCCCTCCCTGTGACGTTGTAATAAAGTCTGTTGCTGACTATGTCCGTAACATCCCAGACATCACTGACCTGGAGTCCATCGCTAAGGACATATTTAAATACTCTCAG TCATGCGCTGAAGACAAAGTCCTCCGCTTCATGAAAGCAGTGGAATACTACTCGATGGCCAGTAAACCCACTTGCTTCCCACCACAGTTAG CCAGACCAAAGCACATGGCTGTGCCTGCTGCAGTGCCATCTTCTAAAATACTCAACATTCCACAGGTGCTCTTGCCTGTAAAGAATTGG GTCCAGGCCTCGCATTCAGAGCCTGTGGAGCGCAGCGTGGACACGGCACAGAAAGGTCTGCCGGAGCAGAACAGCTTCAGCAACATTCCTCCTGATGGAAAGCACACACCGCTGTATGAGAGGTCCTCCCCCATCAACACGGGCCTGGCTGGTAGCCCCGGCCTTGAAGAGGCTGCTTTCTTTAACGCCTCCTCTACGTCGTCATCTTCTGAGAATGACGTGAGCTCCAGCTCTACTGCCAA TCATGTCAGTGACTACAAGGGaggctggaaaaaaaatgtgcatGCTCCTAACTCTGAACACGCACCAGATGGAGACCTGGGACCCCAAATACAA CCGGACTCTGCTGTGAGCCCAGGGCTGCAACCTGAATGTCTGAAGACACTGAGTTCCCAGATTCCCTCCCTTCTGTCCATGCCCACCAGGAACCACATGGACATCACCATCCCACCTCTCCCCTCCGTGGCCCCCGAGGTCCTGCGGGTGgctgagcacagacacaagAAGGGCTTAATGTACCCATACATCTACCACATCCTCACGAAG GGTGAAATAAAACTGTCCGTCACCATTGAAGATGAAGCCAACAAAGACCTGCCTTCAGCAGTGCAGCTGTTTCGGCCCATCCGTCAATATGTTTACGGTGTGCTCTTCAGCCTGGCAGAGACTAGGAAGAAGGCCGAGAGAATTGCCATGAGAAGGAACTGCCCCCCTGAAT ACACACAAGTCATGGTCAAAGAGTGGGCCGCCTACAAGGGCAAGTCTCCCCACACCCCAGAGCTGGTAGAGGCTCTGCCTTTCAGGGAGTGGACCTGTCCAAACCTGAAGAAGCTGTGGTTGGGGAAGGCTGTGGAGGACAAAAACCGTAGGATGAGGGCATTCCTGGCCTGCATGCGCTCTGACACTCCAGCCATGCTGAACCCTGCCAATGTGCCCACACCCCTGTTGGTGCTTTGTTGTGTGTTAAG GTTTATGTTACACTGGCCAGGACTGAGAGTTTTGCGTCGTAACGAACTTGACGCTTTTCTAGCCCAAGCACTTTCTCCTAAACTTTATGACCCTGGCCAGCTGCAGGAACTGAAG ATTGACAACCTGGACCCTCGAGGAGTCCAGCTAGCTGCTCTGTTTATGAGTGGGGTGGACATGGCTCTGTTTGCCAATGACGCGTGTGGACAACCTATACCCTGGGAGCACTGCTGTCCATGGATGTACTTTGATGGCAAGCTGCTTCAGAGTAAACTCAACAGGGCCAACCGGGACAAGACCCAGCTCATTGACCTCTGTGATGGTCAG TCTGACCTGTTGGCCAAAGTGGAGAAGATGCGTCAGAGCATCCTAGAAGGTCTCCCCTTTActcgtcctcctcatctccctccATTCCCTGCCCCGCCACCCCCTCTTCCTCACGGGATGCCTTTCTACCCGAGTGCTGGCTGCTTCTACCCTACACCTCCTATGATGCCCCCTCAGAGAGTTAGAGCGGTGCCTG GAGTTCAGGGCATCCCATCACAGGGTGGGAAGCTGGAGATTGCTGGCACTGTGGTGGGTCAGTGGGCTGGAACTCGACGCagccgaggaagaggaggcttcCCTGTCCAGGTGGTCTCTGTGGGTGGACCGAACCGAGG TCGTCCTAGAGGAGTGATTTCCACACCTGTCTTCAGGGCTTTTGGTCGAGGAGGCCGGTACCACACTTCAGCCTTCAGCAGTCAGGGAGTGTACCTG AGTAAGCCTGCTTATGCTCACACAGCTAGAAACGACGTGACAAAGGAGAGAATGAAGCCTGGGCCAGAGAAGAAGGCCTCATGCGAGGCCTTGGCCACAGAGAATGGTGTGGAGGACGTAGAGCCGGAGCAGCTGAATGGAGATGAGCATGTAGCTCTCATCCAACCTGAAAGTGCCTTTAGCAGTGACTCCAAGACGTGCAATACTAATCCTCACTTAAATGCACTAAATGTAGATGGCAACTGCCATAGAGATGAAGGTCTGGAGGCCGTTGTCTGCAAAAGAGAAGCTTAA